The following proteins come from a genomic window of Lolium rigidum isolate FL_2022 chromosome 5, APGP_CSIRO_Lrig_0.1, whole genome shotgun sequence:
- the LOC124653365 gene encoding junctophilin-1-like yields MDAHGPGAATKLTRTPSSLLRSPTVRNCSSFHAVLLEDDPEPDHKKSHAVAAQHAKSLHPHNLRPAATAHPLLLLTLPLALLFLILLLHNDRHLALLAAAAAASLAAAAAAARLLRGRLRRASPSGSVHWFIDDDSPTTTNPHHARGGRVVREGVEFYSNGDCYEGEFHKGRCNGAGVYNFFGKGKYEGDWVDGKYDGYGIESWARGSRYRGQYRQGLRHGHGVYRFYSGDCYAGEWAGGQSHGIGAQTCSDGSSYVGEFKCGVKHGLGTYHFRNGDRYSGEYFGDKIHGFGVYSFANGHCYAGSWHEGKKQGLGMYTFRNGDKRSGDWDFGTLKSPMPPTDPSVERAVQAAQRASENAFRLPRVDEQVHKVVMAANRAATAARVAAIKAVQNRMDGKFCDTYV; encoded by the exons ATGGACGCCCACGGGCCCggggccgccaccaagctcacgCGCACCCCCTCCTCGCTCCTCCGCTCCCCCACCGTCCGCAACTGCTCCTCCTTCCACGCCGTCCTGCTCGAGGACGACCCGGAGCCCGACCACAAGAAATCCCACGCCGTCGCCGCGCAGCACGCCAAATCCCTCCACCCCCACAACCTCCGTCCCGCCGCCACAGCccacccgctcctcctcctgACCCTCCCCCTCGCCCtcctcttcctcatcctcctcctccacaacGACCGCCACCTcgcgctcctcgccgccgccgccgccgcctccctcgccgcggccgccgccgcggcccgcctcctccgcggccgcctccgccgcgcctcgCCCTCCGGCTCCGTGCACTGGTTCATCGACGACgactcccccaccaccaccaatcccCACCACGCCCGCGGCGGCCGCGTGGTGCGCGAGGGCGTCGAGTTCTACAGCAACGGGGACTGCTACGAGGGCGAGTTCCACAAGGGCCGCTGCAACGGCGCGGGGGTCTACAACTTCTTCGGCAAGGGCAAGTACGAGGGCGACTGGGTCGACGGCAAGTACGACGGCTACGGCATCGAGTCCTGGGCGCGCGGCAGCCGCTACCGGGGCCAGTACCGCCAGGGCCTGCGCCACGGCCACGGCGTCTACCGCTTCTACAGCGGGGACTGCTACGCGGGCGAGTGGGCCGGCGGCCAGAGCCACGGCATCGGGGCGCAGACCTGCTCCGACGGCAGCTCCTACGTCGGCGAGTTCAAGTGCGGCGTCAAGCACGGACTCGGCACCTACCATTTCAG AAACGGCGATCGCTACTCCGGGGAGTACTTCGGGGACAAGATCCACGGCTTCGGCGTCTACAGCTTCGCCAACGGCCACTGCTACGCCGGCTCCTGGCACGAGGGCAAGAAGCAGGGGCTCGGGATGTACACCTTCCGCAACGGCGACAAGCGGTCGGGGGACTGGGATTTCGGGACCCTCAAGAGCCCCATGCCTCCCACCGATCCTTCCGTCGAGCGTGCCGTGCAG GCTGCGCAGCGGGCCTCCGAGAACGCATTCCGCCTGCCGAGAGTGGACGAGCAGGTGCACAAGGTGGTCATGGCCGCGAACcgtgcggccacggcggcacgggTGGCGGCCATCAAGGCGGTCCAGAACAGGATGGACGGCAAGTTCTGCGACACCTACGTGTGA